The following DNA comes from Mucisphaera calidilacus.
CGCTACCAGCCACGCATCGAGCAGTCTGACACCGATGTCGTGGACATCGTGCCCACCATCCTCGATCTCGCGAGCCTGCCGCACAACGACGCCACGTTCGACGGTCTCTCCCTCGTGCCCCTGCTCGAAGGCAAGCCCGACGCGCTTCCCGATCAACGCCCGCTCTTCATGGCCAACCACGACGCACGCTGGCCCTCGTGGTCTTACCTCTACAGCCACCTGCCCGATCGTGAAGCACTCCGATTTGAGGATCAGGCTGTCGCCGTGCGCGAGGGCCGCTACAAGTTCGTGCTCGGCTACGGTTCGTCCGCACTCTACGACCTGGCCCTCGATACCGCGGAGCAGCAAGATATCTCAGACCAGCAGCCCGACGTCCGCGACCGCCTCGAATCCACGCTCCGGGCGTGGTGGGAAGAGCGGGTTGCCGCCATGCCCGCCAGCTACCACATGCCCACTTTCCAGATCGGTCTGGACAACGCCCCCAGCACCTACCTCTACGCCTGCGCTCCGGTCACTGTCCGAGGCGGGGTCCGCACCGCCAGCCACGCCGTGCACGACTGGCAGCAGGATGGCGACGCGATCGGTCTGTCGGTCAACGTCCTGCGGCCGGGCGCCTACAGCTTGCGTGCCGATCTGGTCGCTGGTGACAACCCCTCAGGATCCCTCACGGTGCGCATCGGTGATGCCACGACGACGGCACCGATCAGCGAAATACGCTGGCCAACGATCGGAACCCTCGAACTCCCCGCAGACGAAAACATCATGTGGATCAGCCTCGACCACCCCGGGGTCGCTGACTCGCCGGTCATTCAAGAGTTGCGTGGTATAGAAATCACCCCAGCTCCACGTTGAATTCAGGTTCATCGAGACTGCAGATTCTGGCACGATCCACGCCATGGGTTAGGCATGCTCCCACACAAGCGAGGACGCAACGCGAGATCCTGAAATCGATGGATCAGTTCCTAAATTGTGGCCTTGGGTCGGAGTTGTCGTTGATGGGTCGCAGACAACAACAGCATCAACAACGCGCCTCCAGGCTCGGGAACGGACGCTGCGTACTCGTTAGTTCTGGTCTCGATGGTAAGCCCGAGCTCGGTATCGGCATCCGGCGGGCTCGTCGCCAGGGGTGCCGCCCGCAGAAAATGACTGGCCAGAACAGAGAGATCCAGAAGGTCAACGGTCAGATCAAGATTGAAGTTGGCACCGGCCCACCCGGCGGTCTGCTGGAAGTAGGTGGCAAGAAGTGAAAGGTCGAGGAGATTCACCTCACCGTCGAGGTTGGCGTCGCCGGGGATCGTGCCCAGCACCTCGGTGATCATGAAGGACAGGTCGTCGCTATCGACTACGCCGGAGTCATCGAGATCGAACGCGGGGTCTGGGCTGCCAGCGCGAATACCGGCAACCAGCAGGTCGATATCGCTGGCATCAACTTCGTCGTCCTGATTGAGGTCGCCCGGCAAGCCTGACAGCGGCGTCAGCTCGATCCAGCCGTCGATAATCGTCGGAACGATCGGTCCGAAGTTGGTGGGGTTGTTGATTGTCTGAGACAGGATCAGCGGGAACGGCCCGTCATCTGCGAAGAAGCCGTTCGTGTCGATCACCAGCGTCGCCAACAAACCGTCAGCAAGAACATTACTTGAGAGCGTGGTCGTCGAATAGAAGGCGACCTGAGGAACGAGAATACCTGAGGCCGAGCCAAGTCCCGTGTTATTGCTCTCGAAGATGGTGCCGGTGAGGATATCGACACCCGTGATGGAGGGCGCGTCCGTGCCCCCTGCTTCGGGTCCGCCGTCGCCGATCTGGATGTTGAGGTTGACCCCCTGCACACGGGTGACACTCGTCTGCGCATAGATCTCGAAGGTCTGACCGGTGGTGTTCTCCAGCAACTCGATCGTGCCGATCTCGGTCACGCTGTCGGGTCCGTGGATCGTAATCTGGGCGTGGCCCGAACGGGCTGACGCGAGCAGGATAATGGTGGTCAGGATGCGGGTAAGCGTACTCATCAGCGGCCTCTCCCTGCCACGAGGTTCTCAAGCCGATCGAGCACCTCTGTGTTGGCGTGACGCCATCGGTCGAAGGGCGTGACACGCAGCGTGTCAAACAGGCCGAGTCGACCGCCCCGCTCGCGGGCCAGGCGTACGGGCTGCGTCCTGTCCACAGATACCTCCGTGCGGCGGCTGAACCAGTCAGAGGCAAAGTCATCGGGCACATCCGGCTCATCAGGAGGCGGTGCCGCGGCCGCGTGGGTGGTCTCGGCTTCACCAGGCGGCGGGAAGACGAGCGTGTCGTTGTCGGCGATGAGGAAGGTGTCGTAGTCGTTGGTCTGCCCGATGAGGGTGGGCGTGATGAAGTAGTTGACACGCAAGATGCTGATGTTGCTGTTGCCGGAGGCGATGTCGTCGAGTTGGACGTAAGCAATCTCGGTCTCCTCGCGGAGCCTGTCATCGACGGGGTTGATAGAGAACGTGGCCGACGTGGACCCGGCGGGGATCGTGACGCTCGTGGGCAGGTGGTAGTCGCTGCCTTCTGTGGCTTCGGGATAGAGCGAGATCAGCGGACGCGGCGCGTCCGAGCCCAGGTTGATGACGGTGTCGGTGGTGGAGACACGGCTCTGCGTGACGAGGAAGGACGCGGGGTTCCTGATGAACGACTCGGCCGCCTGATTGTCGGTCGCGGTGATCGAGACGGTCGCGGTGTCCTGATCAAAGATGGAAACGGCCTCGACCCGGTCGAGGTCAAAGTCGACGTTGCTCGGGCCGGAGAGGCCGGTCATCTCGATCCAGATTGTTTCCGTGCCCTCAACGATGTTGTCGTTCTTGATCGTGATGTAGAGGTCTACGGAATGCGTGTTTGCGGGGATGGTGATGGTGCCGGACGGCAGGACGAAGTCACTCCCGGCGGTCGCGGTCGATTGGCTCGTGACGGTGTAGTTGATGGTTACGGGCGAGGCCACGGAGGAAGCCGCGAAGGTTGGCGGGTTGGAGCGTATGTGGAAGAGCCTGAAGGTGAAGCGTGCGCTGGTGCCGTTACCCCCCGAGCCGTTGGGGTCGATGCCGGCCCGCGAGTCCTCGACGAGGATGAAGTGGGGGTCGTCGTTGTCGGTGATGGAGACGCGCGAGCGGATCGTGAGGTCACCCTTGAGGTTCTCGTCCGGAATAAATATATTGTCGTAATCGAGCGTTGCGGTAGTGACGTTGATGTAGGCGAACTCGCTGGGTTCGACGCGTGTGTTCTCGATGACCTGGATGCGGATCGTTCCGCTGCTCTCGCCGCTTTCAAGAACCAGTGCCGCGTTGACAAGACTGATGTCCGGGTCCGTTTCGGAGAAGAAGATGCGGACCTCGGCGTCGTTCGGGACGGCGTCGGTCAGGAAGATGGGCACATCGACAAATCCATCACCCTCACCGACGGTGATGTCCGGGAAGACGATCTCGAGGCTGCGGCAGCCGTCGGGCATGAGTCCCGGAAGGTCGAGGCAGCCGGAGGGGAGCAGGCGGGCGGTGCCGTTCTCGGGCGTGATGCCGGGCAGGTTGAAGAAACCCTGAGCGGTGAACTCGGCCGTGAGCAGCGAGCCGTTGATGAAGGCGACGTCGACGGAGACGAAGGTGTCGAAGAGGTTGAGGCCGAGGACCTGAGCGAACATCTCGGCCGAGCCGCCGATGGTCAGGCTCGTTCCGGAGGCGATGAAGTTGAGCGTGCCGACAAGGGTCACGTCCGTGTCGTCGACGATGCCCGGATCGATCAGGATCGAGCCATCAAGGTCGAGTTCGAAGCTGTTGGAACTGACGAAGTTGCCGTTGATCGTCCTGCCGGAACCGGTCGTGTTGAAACGGAAGTCGGCCGACCCGTTGGCCGTGACGAGCCCACCAAACATCGACGACGACGCATCGAATCCGACGTAACCGTAGAGATCGATCACACCGCTTGTTGTTCGTGAGACGGTGACGTCACCGAACGACCCGAGATCGATGTCGATGGACTGGTTTCCCGACTGGGATGAGAGTGTGCTGGAGCCCGAACCCGGGAGTGTGGCACCGGCTCGGATGACGGTCGGGATCAGGCCGTCGAAGTGGTCGCGGATCTCATCGGGCAGCCGGGCCTCGATGCCGAGTGAGCCGCTGACGTTGAGCCCGCTGGTATCGGAGAGCGCGATGATCCCCGTACCGCCGAGGGAGAAGATGTCCTCGAATAAATCGACGCGAGCATCGCGCAGGCCGAGTTCGATGTAGCTGCCCGACCGGAAACTGATGGTCACGTCGATGTTGTCGGTGATGAAGTCCGGGATGGATCCCAGACTGCGTCCCATGTTGAAGGCGAGGTACGCCTCGCCGGTGACCTCGGCGACGTTGCGTACGCCGAAGCGACTCGCCTTGACGCCGAGATACCCGCCAACCGACGGATTGCTGGAGGAACCGCCAATCTCAAGGTAGGCACGCGCCCCCGCGGATCCGAAGAAGCCCATATCCGCGTTGGCGTCGACGAGCAGGTCGATCTCGAAGGCGTCGCCTGTGATGGCGATCTGCGTGGCAAACAACCCGTTGAGGCCGACGTCGTAGGGAAGCTGATTGAGTTCAAGATTCCCGCGAGCAAACAGGCGGATCGATTGCTCATCGAGAGTAAGCAGGCTCTGGAGGTCACTAGGCAGCGAAACGGGCGTGATGCCCGAGCCTGCGGGAACGCCGTCGAAACTGAAATCAATCGTTTGTACGTTCGAGCTCGAGTTGAACCCGAAGGCAAGGGTGGTGCCCGCGGAGGCGATAGCGAGGTTGGCGTTGGTGTCGAAGAGGATCCCGCCGTAGATGCCGTCGTCGACGAGTCGGGGGATCGGCCGACCGCCGATGTCGATGAAGGTCAGCTCGGTGGCCTTCTGGAGGGCCGCCGCGAAGGTCACGTCGATGCCGACACTGTCCTGGAAGTTCGGCCCGAGGAAGTCGGCGAGCCCGTTGTCGCTGAGCGACCCCTCGCCGAAGACGACGACCCCGTCGTCGTTCGAGCGGAACTGGAACAGCCCTTCAAGTGTGACGGTGCCGAGGTTGAGCGTTCCGTCGACCCAGAGCGTGGCGGAGTCGCGTTCCATCTGGACGCTGTGCGTCTGCCCGTCGACGGTGAAGGTGAGGGTGCGGGGGCCGTCGGTGTTGTTGACGAGCAGCCGGACGTCGGCGTTTGCGCCGATGTTGATGGTCCCCTCGCTGCCCAGACTCAGCGTCCCGGTGTCGAGGTCGATGTTGAGGACGCCGTAGTTGCCCTCGTTGGCATCGAGGGTGAGTGAGCCGAAGAGGTCGCCTGAGATCCCGCCGCCGAGGCCTTCGAGCACGCCAACCGACCCAGATACGGTGAGGTTGGCAAAGGCGTTGTTGGCCCCGGTGTTCTTGACGATGCTCAGGCGGAGGTCTTCGGCGCGGAGCACGTCGTCGCTGACGAAGGGCAGCGCCAGCTTGTCGGCCGCAGCGAGGAAGGCAAAGTCAGGCAGGAAGAGGTCGAGCGGGTCATTGGGGAACTGCGCCTCGAAGAGCCCGACGGCACCCTCGACGAATCCGGGGATGTTGAGCGTCGCCGAGAGCCTGCCGCCGCCGTAGCGCTGGATGTCGTCGTTCGTCAGCAGCGGCGGCTGGACGTAGCGCGGATCCGATGGGTCGTTTGTCGGGTGCAGGGGCGGCGTGTCGTTAAAGAAGGGGCTGTAGAACTCCACGCGGCTGGTCGCGCCGAGCGTCTGCGGGTTGCCCTGGCTGTCGGTGAAGACAAACAGGTCGCCGGCGTTCGGGCCGAAGGAGTCGACCAGCCAGTCCTGGATGATGCCGAGATCGAAACCGGCATCGAGACTGACGACGGGGATCGCAAAGTTGAAGTCGCTGGTGAAGTCGAGCATCCCATTGAGGAAATCATCCGCCGCTCCCCTGCGGTTAGCGGGCAGCAGGGCCTCGATGATCGACAGCCCGCCGGTGATCCCGGTCAACGGGTTGTCGGCCATGTCCCGGATCATCTCGCCGACGCTGACCTGCGTCATTCTGAGGCCGGTGTTCAGGCTGACGCCAAGCGGGCCGGATTTCGCCTCGATGTTGAGCCCTTCAACGCCGGCGGTGACGCGGCCCGTACCCAGATCAAGACCGAGGAGGCGAAGATCGAGGAAGCCGTCGATGTAAGCCGAGGCGATCAGATCGGCGGCCTGGGCAGTGGTGTCGTCGAAGCTGAAGACCGGCGACGCGGGCGGGTCGTACAGGCCGTTGCCGAAGTCCAGGAACGGGTCGCCGAGGTCGTACTGGCCGTTGCCGTTGAGATCGGTGTAGCTCTCAGTCAGGCTCTCGGAGACGTCGCGCACACCGTTGCCGTTGACGTCCTGGAAGGGCTCGGGCCTTGTGTAAGCACCGTCGCCGTCTGCGTCGATGAAGAGTTCGCCGTCGGGCAGGCCGTTGCCGTTGAGGTCGTAGAGGATATCGACGCCGAGGTCGAACCGGCCGTTGCCGTTGGTGTCGCTGAAGCCCTCGCTGAGTCCGATGATCCGGTCGCCTGCGCTGTCGTCCGAGGCAGGTGTATAGCCGTCGGGTATGCCGCCGGGGGAGCTTGCCTCCTCATCGAGGAAGACAGCCAGACTCGGCAGGGAGGACGGGTCGGCGATCGCCTGGCCGGCGGTGTCGAGAATCGTCTCGTGGAAAGTGACGACGCCGGTCGCCGGGTCTGCCGACCAGTTCAGTTCGCCGTCGTTGTTCTCGTCGATGAAACCGAGGTCGTTGGCGGCGTCGAAGCCTGCGGCCGAGGCTTCGTCCAGCACACCATTGCCGAGATCTTCCGCGACGTCACCGATGCGGTAGGCCGGGAACCCACTGACCAGACTGTAGTCGATCAGGACATCGCCCTGACCGAAGACGAGGTCGCCGACACCCGTGCCCGGGTTGATGTCGTCTGCCCAGGCCGTCGTGCCATGGATCAGGATGTCGAAGTAAGGGTCGTAGAAGGCGTTTCCGTTCAGATCGGCGAAACTGAAGCCGGTGTTGTCGGCCGGGGTTGCTGGGGCAAACGCCGGGTTGCCCTGATCGTCGGTGCCGGTGATCAGGTCGAGGAGGATCCGCTCGCCACTGCCGTAGAGCGGTCCGACGACCGCGGGGATGGCGTAGTCGATGAAGCCGTCGACGAGTGTCGCCGGGCTCGGCGCAAAGATCTGTAGCGTGCCGAGGGGCGTGCCGTCGGTGAGTAGTTCGTTCACGCCGACGAAGTAGGCCGCGATCAGGTCGATGAGTTCGAGACCGGGTTCGCCGAGCGCGAGGATCGAATTGAAGTCGTCAAGATTGAGGACCTCGGAGCTCAATGTGTCCCAGGGGTCTTCGAGGTCACTCGCGGTCTGAGTTGTCAGGTTCGCGAGTGCTGCGAGGACGGTGAAGGGATCGGTCAGCAGGTCGGGCAGGAGCAATTCACCGGTCACGAGCAGCCCGCCGAAGGCGGTCATGTTGTCGTAGTTGCTCTGGAGGTAGACCGGGATCATGTCTTCCTGACCGTTGGGCAGCTCCGTATTCTGACCGTTGAAGGCGAAGTCGTCGGCGTATCCGAAGTTGTAGACACCCTCGGCGAAGAGGGTTCCGCCGATCGCCTGGCCGTTGTTGTCGGTCTGCTGCGGGCCGAAGATGATCCCGCTCAGGCGAGCGAGGTCGATGCCGTAGAGCCCGATCGTGCCGGCGATCCGCCCTTCCCACCCGGTAAACGGATTGAGCGCGTCACCGAAGGCGTCGGCGATCTGCTGCTCGGTGGCGTCGGGGTTGACGAGGACATCAATGAGCACGCCAGGCAGTTGTGCCGTGAAGCCGAGTTGGAGTCGGTCGGTGATGCCGGCTAGCTGGAACCCGGGGTTGAGCTTGCCGAGGAAGTCGGTGGTCGTGAGGTCGAGGGTGATCAGCCGCTTGTTGATGACGAGGTCAACCTCATCCGTCGGGTTGCCGATCGGGAACCCGAAGAGTGTCGGCTGGATGGCACCACGCAGCACGAAGGAGGGGTTGAATGCGTTGTAGACATCGATTAAGGCGTCGTCGAGGCTGGACAGCGCCCCCTCGAAGGTGTCGATGAAGGCGTCGCCAAGCGTCGACGCGAAGGTCAGCGTCGGATGGGTCGCGATGGCCTGCTGAGCCTCAAGCCAGAAGGCGGCGACGGTCTCGGTGACGAGGGCCCACTGACCGTTGAGCGGTGTGCCGGGTGGTGTCGGGACCGATCCGCTGAGCGAGCCGAGTTGGCTGAGCATGGCGTTCAGCAGGCCTAAGCCGGTCACTGGCGTGTTTGTGGCGAGTCCCAGGCCGGTCATGAGGTCGTTGGTTCGACTGGCCAGCCGGTCGGCTTCCAGTTGGGCGGCCACCTCGTCCATCAGATCCATCAGCGCGCCGCTGCCGGCCTGCAGGGCACCGTCAAGGATCGTCTCAAGCCCGATGAACCACGCCTCGATCATGCCCTCGGTTCGGAGTGTGCCGGCGAGTTCGGCGCGAGCCGGGAAGAGGAAGGAGAGCGGGTTGTCAGCAGGCGGGACGGCAACACCAAAGCTGATCGTGGGATTGAGGACGTCGCGTGCGTCGACGAGCACGCCACCGGTCCCAAAGGGCAAACCAAGGAATCGGATGTCACCGGTGCCGAGAATCGAGAGCCCCTGCCCGTCGATCGCCT
Coding sequences within:
- a CDS encoding Calx-beta domain-containing protein, giving the protein MSNRKKGHNPRGAGLEAFGSHFEPTWSGERVVCETPSDKPTLESLEDRLLLSGDSLQLGLLDEADSSAAVVYRNLYYNDSSWDNSTPGAVPGDDHAIATDKTALLPDSGPATFAHVSSFVSGLTGVVVDIEGLADPSELSASDFTFRSGNDNQPASWGVAEDPFDLLVDEGAGLGGADRVFLAWQANDHDGVADPNEAVVGAWLEITVLPTLATGLPEADVFYLGSAPGEAGDDLASFTVDASDELAARAGATSLPPFIPRFVTDPHDFNRDGQVNGDDQQIARTHQTTFLDRLRVIDPSSVVAPQDVTIAIGDWFVLDGGFVPPSGDADALITITDAKATFNDLPSGFGLVEAGTLELTLGSVEGFDDNGDGQVDGFRFSGTFTVGDVSLGIGGAPVLTLGELTLGVNGFTFRPLADGEPIQTGEIVFSTQDFRLLPGGLSGVLPESDGVEADAIPIPNVGSIDINTGAFTLDVAVPANVSKKLLLGGYVPFELSRIQGGYTPGDEGVMSFAVTGVPRPDTLVTKLGTLLGSPSLSLSVEVYNADSGGFVATGPDNPLSFGLAYAGGAFEMTATPPVRLQLSNIEVPLPSGAGTLTLAGTLTLGGFNEEGEPQPLPAELGAPLAGHEVYLDLAAVSASSLGTVTGGLQVGGAMTITHGLHAIDLTGQATLAVSDLSVFGVSGSGNVTVSFDWPVRLEEVNGSLDYTGEFEVTSIQADRFVIDVPNVATLTIDGMTYLPTPGPDGLVATATGFDLDFKGIFATLDPNASIQSVSLFNEDDDPLTIESFELIGGSLSLGAFPLRVGGQTVLQLGAATLAVNTLSNRNGQVTGYINLSSEGGTLLPGGPFSLVITDDNSGDDTEAVEAQLDLAHGTLAIQLRSIDAVIADLFELDIDGSANGPAVSLNLDPDAVDGDSLIDFGNIQLTANLLTAGDDTPTATFNGFGLRYGGGVAFSSVDLDIPPAWSFQSGLGDIIPAALTSLNATFDSLPDGTVDLGTFVISATATIDTSAFEAQLGLLLGTDPVVSLMEYDDAGVLTDLSSGGALTVALSVDNGGVRPVDIPGLRIGLENFRVGLPGDQELLLGGYLLIPPVDAAGSLGVIPNSLIPAELIGVTPAAQAILSLSAAADTDAGVLGGTVIVAASVTPQPGGGVLIGFDGEATVTGDLTFLGGSTSGTVTGTFVWDLIASPGADGLPQLSGTPELTGASFEQVILEIEGLARLTIPEANIDFSGATAPVIASADGASLQFLIEGLEGISTTVDNVTLYDDVDSDGVIDGFSFTGLTINSVGDLTFGPEFDSRSLFELTDATLVVPELTYRNGSLAGGLPDVLLNAVSTELNLPGVELVASGLAVVLRPNDRTFRASALSLELEVGPEFDNGGSVFDLVLTDPELVLDDDPATDLLTIEQASLDFGDAAGPFGGIAFDINPTPANSDLALRLNLVDDGSGLETRLGLGELVLSTTGDSEGILTTLGLGGILPFDLDQVSVVFGATPDQYTDLLDFTVGVEGGFDFSIITGLPFDPIVSIGQTPLAGTNSGGQAVDLAANRFAFDVVFDLSGDTFPVIPILQDVVIGLEGFEFGGFGFEGSLGFAGYRLDANGDLVLLGYGVDGDGNPLLYDLDASVDANPTTPGDQLADQFIGQLAVDGDAPDADVIVDFDFNGLEAELRGSVLVENNTTRVNLTGGVFLDGTVGFGNFIVLDSFGLNGSLDWTLENDLSGGSLDLAILSATTNGLSFGLGDYFQAGITGTGDDALTLNFSDDPETPLIENLSLTLASPAIGLYGSLNNITIFAGALPDFSAIESATIGLDEGSMLDTLQDWFLPLRTNEITVTFEDGFFAFEESDSESDDDPPVIGIADPTAIKLLTDGAIGLPGFLGDALDDVGIDAEVSYSDVGFDLDKLTDLGEQFLDWAGQLAGTTFEDFLDSSSPEDVLDAFEAAFLKAQAEGLPFSLLDLGEVVNLDDLNGLGLAIGLDLGDGLAVSGAITVGRADANSDRERDVDDIYYLAISGALKISSYGGGGTLVLTTAGPIAASVDFGVPIPLGPTTLTLGGGGTIVFGQELLADVDTSQPVINPADIPSPADWDLTDIAVIEDILGQLWNGTGLDPVWSLPATMAIRGQLSSLAVAGLISVNGEFAATLPSLDQAIDGQGLSILGTGDIRFLGLPFGTGGVLVDARDVLNPTISFGVAVPPADNPLSFLFPARAELAGTLRTEGMIEAWFIGLETILDGALQAGSGALMDLMDEVAAQLEADRLASRTNDLMTGLGLATNTPVTGLGLLNAMLSQLGSLSGSVPTPPGTPLNGQWALVTETVAAFWLEAQQAIATHPTLTFASTLGDAFIDTFEGALSSLDDALIDVYNAFNPSFVLRGAIQPTLFGFPIGNPTDEVDLVINKRLITLDLTTTDFLGKLNPGFQLAGITDRLQLGFTAQLPGVLIDVLVNPDATEQQIADAFGDALNPFTGWEGRIAGTIGLYGIDLARLSGIIFGPQQTDNNGQAIGGTLFAEGVYNFGYADDFAFNGQNTELPNGQEDMIPVYLQSNYDNMTAFGGLLVTGELLLPDLLTDPFTVLAALANLTTQTASDLEDPWDTLSSEVLNLDDFNSILALGEPGLELIDLIAAYFVGVNELLTDGTPLGTLQIFAPSPATLVDGFIDYAIPAVVGPLYGSGERILLDLITGTDDQGNPAFAPATPADNTGFSFADLNGNAFYDPYFDILIHGTTAWADDINPGTGVGDLVFGQGDVLIDYSLVSGFPAYRIGDVAEDLGNGVLDEASAAGFDAANDLGFIDENNDGELNWSADPATGVVTFHETILDTAGQAIADPSSLPSLAVFLDEEASSPGGIPDGYTPASDDSAGDRIIGLSEGFSDTNGNGRFDLGVDILYDLNGNGLPDGELFIDADGDGAYTRPEPFQDVNGNGVRDVSESLTESYTDLNGNGQYDLGDPFLDFGNGLYDPPASPVFSFDDTTAQAADLIASAYIDGFLDLRLLGLDLGTGRVTAGVEGLNIEAKSGPLGVSLNTGLRMTQVSVGEMIRDMADNPLTGITGGLSIIEALLPANRRGAADDFLNGMLDFTSDFNFAIPVVSLDAGFDLGIIQDWLVDSFGPNAGDLFVFTDSQGNPQTLGATSRVEFYSPFFNDTPPLHPTNDPSDPRYVQPPLLTNDDIQRYGGGRLSATLNIPGFVEGAVGLFEAQFPNDPLDLFLPDFAFLAAADKLALPFVSDDVLRAEDLRLSIVKNTGANNAFANLTVSGSVGVLEGLGGGISGDLFGSLTLDANEGNYGVLNIDLDTGTLSLGSEGTINIGANADVRLLVNNTDGPRTLTFTVDGQTHSVQMERDSATLWVDGTLNLGTVTLEGLFQFRSNDDGVVVFGEGSLSDNGLADFLGPNFQDSVGIDVTFAAALQKATELTFIDIGGRPIPRLVDDGIYGGILFDTNANLAIASAGTTLAFGFNSSSNVQTIDFSFDGVPAGSGITPVSLPSDLQSLLTLDEQSIRLFARGNLELNQLPYDVGLNGLFATQIAITGDAFEIDLLVDANADMGFFGSAGARAYLEIGGSSSNPSVGGYLGVKASRFGVRNVAEVTGEAYLAFNMGRSLGSIPDFITDNIDVTISFRSGSYIELGLRDARVDLFEDIFSLGGTGIIALSDTSGLNVSGSLGIEARLPDEIRDHFDGLIPTVIRAGATLPGSGSSTLSSQSGNQSIDIDLGSFGDVTVSRTTSGVIDLYGYVGFDASSSMFGGLVTANGSADFRFNTTGSGRTINGNFVSSNSFELDLDGSILIDPGIVDDTDVTLVGTLNFIASGTSLTIGGSAEMFAQVLGLNLFDTFVSVDVAFINGSLLTAEFTAQGFFNLPGITPENGTARLLPSGCLDLPGLMPDGCRSLEIVFPDITVGEGDGFVDVPIFLTDAVPNDAEVRIFFSETDPDISLVNAALVLESGESSGTIRIQVIENTRVEPSEFAYINVTTATLDYDNIFIPDENLKGDLTIRSRVSITDNDDPHFILVEDSRAGIDPNGSGGNGTSARFTFRLFHIRSNPPTFAASSVASPVTINYTVTSQSTATAGSDFVLPSGTITIPANTHSVDLYITIKNDNIVEGTETIWIEMTGLSGPSNVDFDLDRVEAVSIFDQDTATVSITATDNQAAESFIRNPASFLVTQSRVSTTDTVINLGSDAPRPLISLYPEATEGSDYHLPTSVTIPAGSTSATFSINPVDDRLREETEIAYVQLDDIASGNSNISILRVNYFITPTLIGQTNDYDTFLIADNDTLVFPPPGEAETTHAAAAPPPDEPDVPDDFASDWFSRRTEVSVDRTQPVRLARERGGRLGLFDTLRVTPFDRWRHANTEVLDRLENLVAGRGR